In Leisingera sp. NJS204, the following are encoded in one genomic region:
- a CDS encoding SLC13 family permease, with amino-acid sequence MTYDQAVLFALFAAVFALLLWGRYRYDLVAFAALMAGVVLGVVPAGDAFGGFGHPATLVVALVLIVSAGLVRSGAVFLITRTLVDSARGLGGHIALMGGVGAVLSAFMNNVAALALLMPVDIQTARKSGRAPGLSLMPLSFATILGGMATLIGTPPNIIIAAIREERLGEPFRMFDFAPVGGVAALAGLTFVALIGWRLIPARENAAGASEAQLAPYIAELTVGEGSELTGKRLGELDEEAEKADVAIIGLIRDGKRRYGRASAATLRDGDTLVIEAEPEALDEFRSALKLDFADAARQEKLTAAGDGLELVEVVVPEAARVRGRSAQSIGLAWRQSAVLLGISRQGRRITKHIRQAEIEAGDILLLLCPRGRSADVTDWLGCLPLAQRGLAVTANDKTWAAIGLFATAVLAASAGLIYLPVALGLVAIGYVLFKILPVAEIYDHVEWPVVVLLGSMIPLGAALDSSGGTALIANALTGLTEGLPAWAVLTVLMVVTMTLSDVLNNTATAIVAAPVGIQMAESLGVSPDPFLMAVAVAASAAFLTPIGHKNNTLVLGPGGYRFGDYWRMGLPLEVLVIAVSIPAILVFWPL; translated from the coding sequence ATGACATATGATCAAGCTGTTTTATTTGCGTTATTTGCTGCCGTTTTTGCCCTGCTGTTATGGGGGCGTTACCGCTATGATCTGGTGGCCTTTGCGGCGCTGATGGCGGGGGTGGTGCTGGGGGTGGTTCCTGCTGGCGATGCCTTTGGCGGGTTCGGCCATCCGGCAACGCTGGTGGTGGCGCTGGTGCTGATTGTGTCCGCAGGGCTGGTGCGGTCAGGCGCGGTGTTTCTGATCACCCGCACATTGGTGGACAGTGCGCGCGGGTTGGGCGGTCATATCGCTCTGATGGGCGGGGTCGGTGCGGTGCTGTCAGCCTTCATGAACAATGTTGCGGCGCTGGCGCTGCTGATGCCGGTGGACATCCAGACCGCACGCAAGTCAGGCCGGGCGCCGGGGTTGAGCCTGATGCCCCTGTCCTTTGCCACTATTCTGGGCGGCATGGCGACCCTTATCGGCACGCCGCCCAACATCATCATTGCCGCGATCCGGGAGGAGCGGCTGGGAGAGCCGTTCCGGATGTTCGATTTTGCCCCGGTGGGCGGCGTCGCGGCGCTGGCTGGGCTTACCTTTGTGGCGCTGATCGGCTGGCGGCTGATCCCCGCGCGGGAGAATGCAGCGGGAGCGTCCGAGGCGCAGCTGGCGCCCTATATTGCTGAGCTGACTGTGGGCGAAGGGTCAGAGCTGACCGGCAAGCGGCTGGGCGAATTGGACGAAGAGGCCGAAAAGGCGGATGTGGCGATCATCGGGTTGATCCGGGACGGCAAGCGCCGCTATGGCCGCGCCAGCGCTGCGACGCTGCGGGACGGGGATACGCTGGTGATCGAGGCCGAACCGGAGGCACTTGATGAGTTCCGCAGTGCCCTGAAACTGGATTTTGCCGACGCCGCCCGGCAGGAAAAGCTGACCGCTGCAGGCGACGGGCTGGAGCTGGTTGAGGTCGTGGTGCCGGAAGCGGCCCGCGTGCGCGGGCGCAGCGCCCAGTCGATCGGACTGGCCTGGCGGCAAAGCGCGGTGCTGCTGGGGATTTCCCGTCAAGGCCGGCGGATCACTAAACATATCCGGCAGGCAGAGATCGAGGCGGGCGACATTCTGCTGCTGCTTTGCCCGCGCGGGCGCAGTGCCGATGTGACCGACTGGCTGGGCTGCCTGCCGCTGGCGCAGCGCGGGCTGGCGGTAACGGCAAATGACAAAACCTGGGCCGCCATCGGTCTGTTTGCCACTGCGGTTTTGGCGGCCTCGGCCGGGCTGATCTACCTGCCGGTGGCCCTGGGACTGGTGGCGATCGGTTATGTTCTTTTCAAGATCCTGCCGGTGGCGGAGATCTATGATCATGTGGAATGGCCGGTTGTGGTGCTGCTGGGGTCGATGATCCCGTTGGGGGCGGCGCTGGACAGTTCAGGCGGCACCGCTCTGATTGCCAATGCGCTGACAGGCCTGACCGAAGGCTTGCCCGCCTGGGCGGTGCTTACGGTGCTGATGGTGGTGACCATGACCCTGTCGGATGTGCTGAACAATACCGCCACAGCCATTGTCGCGGCACCTGTGGGCATTCAGATGGCGGAGTCCCTAGGGGTATCCCCCGATCCGTTCCTGATGGCGGTGGCGGTTGCCGCCTCGGCGGCGTTCCTGACGCCGATCGGACATAAGAACAACACGCTTGTGCTGGGTCCTGGCGGTTACCGCTTTGGCGATTACTGGCGGATGGGATTGCCGCTGGAGGTTCTGGTCATTGCCGTCTCTATTCCGGCAATCCTGGTGTTTTGGCCATTGTAG
- a CDS encoding YebC/PmpR family DNA-binding transcriptional regulator — protein MAGHSKWANIQHRKGRQDAARSKLFSKLAKEITVAAKMGDPDPDKNPRLRLAVKEAKSQSVPKDVIDRAIKKAVGGDAENYDEIRYEGYGPNGVAVIVEAMTDNKNRTASNVRSTFSKNGGNLGETGSVGFMFERKGEVTYPASVGDADTVMMAAIEAGAEDVESSEDGHIIYCADTDLNDVSNALEAELGESESTKLVWKPGTTTELDLEGMQKLMKLVDALEDDDDVQRVTTNFEASDEVMAQL, from the coding sequence ATGGCAGGCCATTCAAAATGGGCAAACATTCAGCACCGCAAAGGCCGTCAGGACGCTGCGCGGTCGAAACTGTTTTCCAAGCTGGCCAAGGAGATCACCGTGGCCGCCAAAATGGGCGACCCTGATCCCGACAAGAACCCGCGTCTGCGCCTGGCGGTCAAGGAAGCCAAAAGCCAATCTGTTCCTAAGGACGTGATTGACCGCGCGATCAAGAAGGCCGTGGGCGGCGACGCTGAAAACTATGACGAAATCCGCTACGAAGGGTACGGCCCCAATGGCGTGGCCGTCATCGTCGAGGCCATGACCGACAACAAGAACCGCACAGCCTCCAACGTGCGTTCGACCTTTTCCAAGAACGGCGGCAACCTGGGCGAGACCGGTTCGGTCGGCTTCATGTTCGAACGCAAGGGTGAAGTCACCTATCCGGCCTCTGTTGGCGATGCCGACACCGTGATGATGGCAGCAATCGAAGCCGGCGCCGAAGATGTCGAAAGCTCGGAGGACGGCCATATCATCTACTGCGCCGATACCGACCTCAATGACGTGTCAAACGCACTGGAAGCGGAACTGGGCGAGTCCGAGAGCACCAAGCTGGTCTGGAAGCCGGGCACCACCACCGAGCTGGATCTCGAAGGCATGCAAAAGCTGATGAAGCTGGTCGATGCGCTGGAGGACGACGACGACGTGCAGCGTGTCACCACCAACTTCGAAGCGTCTGACGAGGTCATGGCGCAGCTCTAA